The Ruania alba genome window below encodes:
- a CDS encoding response regulator transcription factor, which yields MDRRHRILIVDDDAMVRAGLRLMLRSATDIEVVAEATDGDEVVAAVQAHHPDVVLMDLRMSRMDGIAATRAVLALPSPPHVISLTTWDVSEAVLRSIDAGAAGFLLKTGSPEEIMRAVRAVVAGDAVLSPRSTRQVLDQLTTDGGAARAYARDLMSALTERERDVTVGVARGLSNAEVAHQLYVSEATVKSHLASAQAKLDVRNRVGVAVLAERAGLLAD from the coding sequence ATGGACCGACGTCATCGCATCCTCATCGTCGACGACGACGCGATGGTGCGCGCCGGACTGCGTCTGATGCTCCGCAGCGCCACCGACATCGAGGTCGTGGCCGAGGCGACCGACGGCGACGAGGTGGTGGCGGCCGTGCAGGCGCACCACCCGGACGTGGTGCTGATGGACCTGCGGATGTCCCGGATGGATGGCATCGCCGCGACTCGGGCGGTGCTGGCCCTCCCGAGTCCGCCACACGTGATCTCCCTGACCACCTGGGACGTGAGCGAGGCGGTGCTGCGCAGCATCGATGCCGGTGCCGCGGGCTTCCTGCTGAAGACTGGGAGTCCGGAGGAGATCATGCGTGCCGTGCGCGCCGTCGTGGCCGGAGATGCCGTCCTCTCGCCGCGCAGCACTCGGCAGGTGCTCGACCAGCTCACCACCGACGGCGGCGCCGCCCGGGCATATGCCCGCGACCTCATGAGCGCCCTCACCGAGCGGGAGCGGGACGTCACGGTGGGTGTGGCACGAGGGCTCTCCAACGCCGAGGTGGCGCATCAGCTGTATGTCTCGGAAGCCACGGTGAAGTCTCATCTCGCCAGTGCTCAGGCCAAGCTCGATGTGCGTAACCGTGTCGGTGTGGCCGTGCTGGCCGAACGGGCCGGGCTGCTGGCCGACTGA
- a CDS encoding dihydrofolate reductase family protein, whose protein sequence is MAATVLDMSMSLDGFIAGPNLSRENGLGDGGSRLHEWFLGPTGSFDDRVLAPLSGPDERAFDEIMATGAVLVGRGTIEPAGAWNGDHHDGVPIVVMSRHPVPPEFAGYERVRYVSDLADAVRLAREGAGERDVLVHGAEMAQLLLRAGELNVIQLHLVPVLLGQGRRLFEGMPAEQTELAQVRAEQGREALHLRYRVLSK, encoded by the coding sequence ATGGCAGCAACGGTGCTCGACATGTCGATGTCGCTGGACGGATTCATCGCGGGACCGAACCTGAGCCGGGAGAACGGGCTCGGTGACGGCGGCTCTCGCTTGCACGAATGGTTCCTCGGCCCGACCGGCTCGTTCGACGACCGCGTTCTGGCCCCGCTCAGCGGACCGGACGAACGCGCCTTCGACGAGATCATGGCGACCGGGGCCGTCCTCGTCGGTCGCGGCACCATCGAGCCGGCTGGCGCCTGGAACGGTGATCATCATGACGGCGTCCCGATCGTTGTGATGAGTCGTCACCCGGTGCCGCCGGAGTTTGCAGGGTATGAGCGGGTGCGTTATGTCAGTGACCTCGCCGATGCCGTTCGTCTCGCCCGCGAGGGGGCAGGGGAGCGGGATGTGCTCGTCCATGGCGCGGAAATGGCGCAGTTGCTCCTGCGCGCCGGTGAGCTGAACGTGATTCAACTCCATCTGGTCCCGGTCCTGCTCGGGCAGGGGCGGCGGCTGTTCGAGGGGATGCCGGCCGAGCAGACCGAACTGGCGCAGGTGCGAGCCGAGCAGGGCCGCGAGGCCCTGCACCTGAGGTACCGCGTGCTCAGCAAGTGA
- a CDS encoding aminotransferase class I/II-fold pyridoxal phosphate-dependent enzyme, whose product MEFRRIEGLPPYVFTIIDSLKLEARRAGRDVVDLGFGNPDLPSPEIAVEKLAEAAHNTRNHRYSSSRGIPNLRLAVAGMYQRRFGVTLDPESEVLTTIGAKEGFSHLMWVLLQPGDAAIVPTPSYPIHIWGPYFAGADARQVPIGDGTDGAGYIDRVMEAWELGWPKPRVVVLSFPHNPTTSTVELADLQRLVDWARERDVALVHDLAYADMCFDGWQPPSIMQCEGAKEVAVELYSMTKSYSMAGWRVAFMVGRKDVIKALVQLKSYLDYGTFQPIQIAATVTLNEATEYPAELSGIYESRRDALHDGLQRVGWDILKPKGTMFAWARIPEPYREMDSIDFARHLVTECDVAVSPGVGFGPGGEGYVRFALIENEQRISQAVRNIRRGLTRLTTG is encoded by the coding sequence ATGGAGTTCCGCCGCATCGAGGGTCTGCCCCCGTACGTGTTCACGATCATCGACTCCCTCAAGCTCGAGGCACGTCGAGCCGGTCGGGACGTGGTGGACCTCGGCTTCGGCAACCCGGACCTGCCCAGCCCGGAGATCGCCGTCGAGAAGCTTGCCGAGGCGGCGCACAACACGCGGAACCATCGCTACTCCTCCTCTCGTGGCATCCCGAACCTTCGCCTGGCCGTGGCCGGGATGTACCAGCGGAGGTTCGGCGTCACCCTCGACCCGGAGAGCGAGGTGCTCACCACCATCGGTGCCAAGGAAGGCTTCAGCCACCTCATGTGGGTGCTGCTGCAGCCCGGTGACGCCGCGATCGTGCCCACCCCGAGCTACCCGATCCACATCTGGGGGCCGTACTTCGCCGGGGCCGACGCCCGCCAGGTGCCCATCGGGGACGGCACCGACGGCGCCGGGTACATCGACCGGGTCATGGAGGCCTGGGAGCTCGGTTGGCCCAAGCCGCGGGTGGTGGTGCTCTCCTTCCCGCACAACCCCACCACCTCCACGGTCGAGCTCGCCGACCTGCAACGGCTGGTGGACTGGGCCCGAGAACGGGATGTCGCACTGGTGCACGACCTTGCCTACGCCGACATGTGCTTCGACGGGTGGCAACCGCCGTCGATCATGCAGTGCGAGGGTGCCAAGGAGGTGGCCGTCGAGCTCTACTCGATGACCAAGTCCTACTCGATGGCCGGCTGGCGGGTGGCGTTCATGGTCGGCCGCAAGGACGTCATCAAGGCGCTGGTGCAGCTGAAGAGCTATCTCGACTACGGAACCTTCCAGCCGATCCAGATCGCGGCGACTGTCACCCTGAACGAGGCCACCGAGTACCCGGCCGAGCTCAGCGGGATCTACGAGTCCCGGCGGGACGCCCTCCACGACGGTCTGCAGCGGGTGGGCTGGGACATCCTCAAGCCGAAGGGAACCATGTTCGCCTGGGCGCGGATCCCCGAGCCGTACCGGGAGATGGACTCCATCGACTTCGCCCGCCACCTGGTCACCGAGTGCGATGTGGCGGTCTCCCCGGGCGTCGGTTTCGGTCCTGGTGGGGAGGGGTATGTGCGGTTCGCCCTCATCGAGAACGAGCAGCGGATCTCCCAGGCGGTGCGCAACATCCGCCGCGGCCTGACCCGTCTGACCACGGGCTGA
- a CDS encoding SDR family NAD(P)-dependent oxidoreductase — MSTALITGASSGIGLTFARHLAQRSQSLVLVARNAHRLEVVAAECRALGAPTVEVLPADLATDAGMSSVADRLRRDDLHTLVNNAGLSIGAPFVEASERALTHQLAVNVEAVLRLTRAVLPGLTQRGAGVIINVASVAALLPGRGSTYSASKAWVLQFTEGLAMNLFGTGVRVQALCPGFVRTEFHDAAGIDMSRTPDWMYTSADHVVAASLRDVGRGKVVSVPGVLYSALAVVAKHAPRGVIRRLAAEVKSRGRD, encoded by the coding sequence ATGTCCACCGCGCTGATCACCGGAGCCTCCTCCGGCATCGGACTGACCTTCGCCCGGCACCTCGCGCAACGGAGCCAGAGCCTGGTGCTGGTGGCCCGGAATGCCCACCGGCTGGAGGTGGTGGCGGCCGAATGTCGCGCCCTGGGCGCTCCCACCGTGGAGGTGCTTCCCGCCGACCTCGCCACCGATGCCGGGATGTCCTCCGTGGCCGACCGGCTCCGCCGCGACGATCTGCACACCCTGGTGAACAACGCCGGGCTGTCCATCGGAGCGCCGTTCGTCGAGGCCAGCGAGCGTGCCCTCACCCACCAGCTCGCGGTGAACGTGGAGGCGGTGCTGCGTCTCACCCGCGCGGTTCTGCCGGGCCTGACCCAGCGTGGGGCCGGGGTGATCATCAACGTCGCCTCGGTCGCGGCGTTGCTCCCCGGGCGGGGCAGCACCTATTCGGCCTCCAAGGCGTGGGTGCTGCAGTTCACCGAAGGCCTGGCGATGAACCTCTTCGGTACGGGCGTGCGGGTGCAGGCGCTGTGCCCCGGCTTCGTGCGCACCGAGTTCCACGATGCCGCCGGCATCGACATGAGCCGCACCCCGGACTGGATGTACACCAGTGCCGACCACGTGGTGGCCGCCTCGCTGCGAGACGTCGGCCGCGGGAAGGTCGTCAGTGTGCCGGGTGTGTTGTACAGCGCCCTCGCCGTGGTGGCCAAGCACGCTCCGCGTGGGGTGATCCGTCGCCTCGCCGCCGAGGTCAAGTCCCGCGGGCGGGACTGA
- the folP gene encoding dihydropteroate synthase, which translates to MADGVPAAGAALTHAARPSGAASPLTPPAVTTLPPRRIGRREFDFAHRVAVMAIVNRTADSFYDAGRTYALDRAVEAALRAVEAGADWVDIGGMAFSPDAEEVDAAEELDRVLGVIEGVRAVSDVVISVDTQRPEVARACVQAGADVVNDTTGLRVPGMADAVAETGASVVIAHSIADPHRHHPRPQYTDVVAEVAAFLTAQTQVALAAGVPPERIIIDPGHDLNKNTRHSLELVRRLDEITSLGPPTLVALSNKDFVGETLDRERPERLPGTLAATVMCIERGARIVRAHEVAATVDSVRMAEAVLGLREPAWMKHNV; encoded by the coding sequence ATGGCCGACGGCGTCCCGGCCGCAGGTGCGGCCCTCACCCATGCGGCGCGCCCGTCGGGCGCGGCGTCGCCGCTGACTCCACCGGCGGTGACCACTCTCCCGCCGCGACGGATCGGCCGGCGCGAGTTCGACTTCGCCCACCGGGTGGCGGTGATGGCTATCGTGAACCGCACCGCGGACTCCTTCTACGACGCCGGGCGCACCTACGCCCTCGATCGTGCCGTCGAGGCGGCGCTGCGTGCCGTCGAGGCCGGCGCCGACTGGGTCGACATCGGAGGGATGGCGTTCTCCCCGGACGCCGAGGAGGTGGATGCGGCCGAGGAGTTGGACCGGGTGCTCGGGGTGATCGAGGGGGTGCGTGCCGTCAGTGATGTGGTGATCTCCGTGGACACGCAACGCCCGGAGGTGGCGAGGGCGTGCGTGCAGGCGGGGGCCGACGTCGTCAATGACACCACGGGACTGCGTGTGCCCGGGATGGCCGACGCGGTGGCCGAGACCGGCGCCAGCGTGGTGATTGCGCACTCCATCGCCGACCCGCACCGGCACCACCCGCGCCCGCAGTACACCGATGTGGTGGCCGAGGTGGCTGCGTTCCTGACCGCGCAGACACAGGTGGCGCTCGCGGCGGGCGTGCCGCCGGAGCGGATCATCATCGACCCCGGTCACGACTTGAACAAGAACACCCGGCACTCACTGGAACTGGTGCGGCGCCTGGACGAGATCACCAGCCTCGGCCCGCCCACCCTGGTGGCGTTGTCGAACAAGGACTTCGTGGGGGAGACGCTGGATCGGGAGCGCCCCGAACGCCTGCCCGGTACGCTCGCCGCCACGGTGATGTGCATCGAGCGTGGGGCACGGATCGTGCGTGCCCACGAGGTGGCTGCCACCGTGGACTCGGTTCGGATGGCCGAGGCTGTGCTCGGGCTGCGGGAGCCGGCGTGGATGAAGCACAACGTATGA
- a CDS encoding pyrimidine reductase family protein, whose translation MRPFSEAELLAAYAVADRTRPHLRANMIASIDGAATHQGLSGGLNNPADKQVFDLLRRLADVVLVGAGTLRAEGYGGLRVDEEDVAWRRAHGLPDHPVLAIVSSRLALEPSSPLFTEAPRRPLLFTHEQSPQRQRAALGEVADVVVCGHDAVDPAGVVAELVVRGMPQMLCEGGPHLLGTLAGVLDELCLTVSPLLEGGGAVRILRDAPLAHQPMRLAGVLRAEDMLFLRYLS comes from the coding sequence ATGAGGCCGTTCTCCGAGGCTGAGCTGCTCGCCGCGTACGCGGTCGCGGACAGGACCAGGCCCCACCTGCGCGCGAACATGATCGCCAGCATCGACGGTGCCGCCACTCACCAAGGTCTCTCCGGCGGGCTGAACAACCCTGCTGACAAGCAGGTGTTCGACCTGCTGCGCCGCCTCGCCGACGTGGTGCTCGTGGGTGCGGGCACGCTGCGCGCCGAGGGGTATGGCGGGTTGCGCGTGGACGAGGAGGACGTCGCCTGGCGGCGGGCGCACGGTCTGCCTGATCACCCCGTGCTTGCGATCGTCTCTTCCCGGCTCGCGTTGGAACCCTCATCGCCCCTGTTCACCGAGGCTCCGCGTCGGCCCCTGCTGTTCACCCACGAGCAGAGCCCACAGCGGCAGCGAGCAGCACTCGGTGAGGTCGCCGACGTGGTGGTCTGTGGCCACGATGCCGTGGACCCGGCGGGCGTCGTCGCGGAGCTGGTGGTCCGGGGGATGCCGCAGATGCTCTGCGAGGGCGGCCCGCACCTGCTCGGCACTCTCGCCGGGGTGCTGGACGAGCTGTGCCTGACGGTCAGCCCGTTGTTGGAGGGTGGCGGCGCGGTCCGGATCCTCCGGGACGCCCCGCTGGCGCATCAGCCGATGCGCCTGGCCGGTGTGCTGCGCGCCGAGGACATGCTCTTCCTGCGCTACCTGAGCTGA
- a CDS encoding type II toxin-antitoxin system VapC family toxin, with amino-acid sequence MTSAASVTEAALVVQSRQGPDAVEDLRRALRQAKVEIAPVDEEQAWLAHAAWQRFGTGRHPAGLNYGDCFSYALARSRAVPLLFTGEDFTQTDIEQAR; translated from the coding sequence GTGACCAGTGCAGCCAGCGTGACCGAGGCTGCCCTGGTCGTCCAGAGCCGACAGGGTCCGGACGCCGTCGAGGACCTGCGCCGGGCGCTGCGGCAGGCGAAGGTCGAGATCGCCCCCGTTGACGAGGAGCAGGCGTGGCTCGCCCACGCGGCCTGGCAGAGGTTCGGCACGGGGCGGCACCCTGCCGGGCTCAACTACGGCGATTGCTTCTCTTATGCCCTGGCGAGATCGCGGGCAGTGCCGCTGCTGTTCACGGGCGAGGACTTCACGCAGACCGATATCGAACAGGCGCGCTGA
- a CDS encoding Pr6Pr family membrane protein — protein sequence MTPARSVHIVTAVAAVSALLLQLILSASGAAVLLATEVPPLGTRLWRLASYFTIQSNLLVAVGAVMLSLDPQRDGRVFRIVRLAGLVGITVTGLVHVFLLRPLLDLTGWSLVADTMLHVVVPVLCVVGWLLLGPRSRIDGAAIVGATVWPVLWLAATLAVGGITDWFPYPFVNFRDQGWGTVAGTCLGILVLFAALFGASWLADRRLPGSARRH from the coding sequence GTGACGCCTGCCCGTTCCGTGCACATCGTGACCGCCGTGGCGGCTGTGAGCGCGCTGCTCCTGCAGCTCATCCTCTCGGCGTCCGGCGCTGCCGTACTCCTCGCCACCGAGGTGCCACCACTGGGCACCAGGCTGTGGCGACTGGCCTCCTACTTCACGATCCAGAGCAATCTGCTCGTCGCCGTCGGGGCGGTCATGCTCTCACTCGACCCGCAGCGGGACGGACGGGTCTTCCGCATCGTCCGGCTGGCGGGACTGGTCGGGATCACGGTGACTGGGCTGGTCCACGTCTTCCTGCTTCGGCCGCTGCTGGACCTGACGGGCTGGTCGCTCGTGGCCGACACGATGCTGCACGTGGTCGTGCCGGTGCTGTGCGTGGTGGGTTGGCTACTGCTGGGTCCACGATCACGGATCGATGGTGCAGCGATCGTCGGGGCGACGGTATGGCCGGTTCTGTGGCTGGCGGCGACTTTGGCGGTGGGCGGGATCACCGACTGGTTCCCCTACCCGTTCGTCAACTTCCGTGACCAGGGATGGGGCACAGTGGCGGGCACATGCCTGGGGATCCTCGTGCTCTTCGCGGCGCTGTTCGGGGCGAGCTGGCTCGCCGATCGGCGGCTGCCGGGGAGCGCTCGGCGGCACTAG
- the metG gene encoding methionine--tRNA ligase: MTHILSAVAWPYANGPRHIGHVAGFGVPSDVFSRHMRMAGHDVLMVSGTDEHGTPILVQAEQEGVSPQELADRYNRVIVEDLTSLGLSYDLFTRTTTGNHYAVVQEMFRTVHKNGYMVEKTTMGAISPSTGRTLPDRFIEGTCPICGYDGARGDQCDNCGNQLDPIDLKNPRSRINGETPKFVESNHFFLDLPAFVDALASWLETRNGWRPNVLNFSRNLLDDVRPRAMTRDIDWGIPVPLDGWEGNPSKRLYVWFDAVIGYLSASIEWARRSGDPEAWRAWWTDPDARSYYFMGKDNITFHSQIWPAELLAYDGGGSRGGAPGTFGSLQLPTEVVSSEFLNVEGQKFSSSRGVVIYVRDMLARYQPDAFRYYVAAAGPENQDVDFTWESFLSRTNDELVAGWGNLVNRTASMVAKNFGEIPAAGELADVDRDILAITNQAFATVGSAIEANRQRHAISEAMRAVSEVNRYVSETQPWKLKTDPDRLATVLHTTTQAVSDCNTILAPFLPHSAQDVHTTLGGIGTFAPQPRIEEVTDLDDDSREYPVITGDYRGESGFPAWESRPVVPGTPIGKPTPVFTKLDDSIVEEELERLRERA, translated from the coding sequence ATGACCCACATCCTCTCGGCCGTGGCGTGGCCCTACGCCAACGGCCCCCGGCACATCGGTCACGTTGCAGGTTTCGGCGTCCCCTCGGACGTCTTCAGCCGGCACATGCGGATGGCGGGTCACGACGTGCTGATGGTCTCCGGCACGGACGAACACGGCACCCCGATCCTGGTGCAGGCCGAGCAGGAGGGCGTCTCCCCGCAGGAGCTCGCCGACCGGTACAACCGGGTGATCGTAGAAGACCTCACCTCGCTGGGCTTGTCCTACGACCTGTTCACCCGCACCACCACCGGCAACCACTACGCCGTGGTGCAGGAGATGTTCCGCACGGTGCACAAGAACGGGTACATGGTGGAGAAGACCACCATGGGCGCGATCTCTCCTTCAACCGGCCGCACCCTGCCGGACCGCTTCATCGAGGGCACCTGCCCCATCTGCGGCTACGACGGCGCCCGCGGCGACCAGTGCGACAACTGCGGCAATCAGCTCGACCCGATCGACTTGAAGAACCCGCGCAGCCGCATCAACGGCGAGACTCCCAAGTTCGTCGAGTCGAACCACTTCTTCCTCGACCTGCCCGCCTTCGTGGACGCCCTCGCCTCCTGGCTGGAGACCCGCAACGGGTGGCGCCCGAACGTGCTGAACTTCAGCCGCAACCTCCTCGACGACGTCCGCCCCCGTGCCATGACCCGCGACATCGACTGGGGCATCCCGGTGCCGCTGGACGGCTGGGAAGGCAACCCCAGCAAGCGACTGTACGTGTGGTTCGACGCCGTCATCGGCTACCTGTCCGCCTCCATCGAGTGGGCCCGGCGCAGCGGCGACCCGGAGGCCTGGCGCGCCTGGTGGACCGACCCCGATGCCCGTTCGTACTACTTCATGGGCAAGGACAACATCACCTTCCACTCCCAGATCTGGCCGGCCGAGCTGCTGGCCTACGACGGCGGAGGCTCGCGTGGGGGAGCGCCTGGCACTTTCGGTTCGCTCCAACTGCCGACCGAGGTGGTCAGCTCAGAGTTCCTGAACGTGGAGGGGCAGAAGTTCTCCTCCTCCCGCGGTGTGGTCATCTATGTGCGGGACATGCTCGCCCGCTACCAGCCGGACGCCTTCCGCTACTACGTGGCCGCCGCCGGTCCGGAGAACCAGGACGTCGACTTCACCTGGGAGTCGTTCCTGAGCCGCACCAATGACGAGCTCGTGGCCGGCTGGGGCAACCTGGTCAACCGCACGGCGAGCATGGTGGCGAAGAACTTCGGCGAGATCCCGGCGGCCGGCGAGCTCGCCGATGTTGACAGGGACATCTTGGCCATCACGAATCAGGCATTCGCCACGGTCGGGTCGGCCATCGAGGCCAACCGGCAGCGGCACGCCATCTCGGAGGCGATGCGCGCCGTGTCCGAGGTGAACCGGTACGTGTCCGAGACCCAGCCGTGGAAGCTCAAGACCGACCCGGACCGGCTCGCCACGGTGCTGCACACCACCACCCAGGCGGTCAGCGACTGCAACACGATCCTGGCCCCGTTCCTGCCGCACTCCGCGCAGGACGTGCACACCACCCTCGGCGGCATCGGCACCTTCGCCCCGCAGCCGCGGATCGAGGAGGTCACCGATCTGGACGACGACTCGCGTGAGTATCCGGTGATCACCGGCGACTACCGCGGGGAGTCGGGCTTCCCGGCCTGGGAGTCCCGCCCCGTTGTCCCGGGTACCCCGATCGGCAAGCCCACCCCGGTGTTCACCAAGCTCGACGACTCGATCGTGGAGGAGGAGCTGGAGCGGTTGCGGGAGAGGGCCTGA
- a CDS encoding TatD family hydrolase: MARKREKGFPPTPEPLPVAVVDNHTHLESIADVLPDGVADPGLTGHLEQGRAVGVDALVQIGCDLDSARWSVQAAQEHPVLVAGVAIHPNEAVLHAGVREVAPDGLEPDPAPRHQVSLDDAIAEIAELARADRVRTVGESGLDYFRAGELGRAAQRESFRAHIALAKELDLPLQIHDREAHEDVLAVLAADGAPARTVFHCFSGDAAMARECVARGYYLSFSGTVTFSKSEELRRAAAEAPLDHVLVETDAPYLTPHPYRGRPNAPYLVPVTLGVIASVREEPLEALCTAVRTTSEALYGPW; this comes from the coding sequence ATGGCGCGCAAGCGCGAGAAAGGGTTCCCGCCCACCCCCGAGCCGCTTCCGGTCGCCGTGGTGGACAACCACACCCATCTGGAGTCCATCGCCGATGTCCTTCCCGACGGCGTAGCCGACCCCGGTCTGACCGGTCACCTGGAGCAGGGGCGCGCCGTGGGCGTGGACGCCCTGGTGCAGATCGGTTGCGACCTGGACTCCGCGCGCTGGAGTGTCCAGGCCGCGCAGGAGCATCCCGTGCTGGTCGCCGGGGTGGCGATCCACCCGAACGAAGCGGTGCTGCACGCCGGGGTCCGGGAGGTGGCCCCGGACGGCCTCGAGCCCGATCCGGCACCTCGTCACCAGGTGAGCCTCGACGATGCGATCGCTGAGATCGCCGAGCTGGCCCGCGCCGATCGGGTGCGCACGGTGGGGGAGAGCGGGCTGGACTACTTCCGCGCCGGTGAGCTCGGGCGCGCCGCACAGCGCGAGTCCTTCCGCGCCCACATCGCCCTGGCGAAGGAGCTCGACCTGCCGCTGCAGATCCACGACCGGGAGGCCCATGAGGACGTGCTCGCCGTACTCGCGGCAGACGGCGCGCCGGCGCGGACGGTCTTCCACTGCTTCTCCGGGGATGCGGCAATGGCCCGCGAATGTGTCGCCCGTGGCTACTACCTCTCCTTCTCCGGGACGGTCACCTTCAGCAAGTCCGAGGAGCTGCGCCGCGCTGCGGCTGAGGCTCCGCTCGACCACGTGCTGGTCGAGACCGACGCGCCCTACCTGACCCCGCACCCCTATCGCGGACGGCCGAACGCCCCCTATCTGGTGCCCGTCACCCTGGGGGTCATCGCCTCGGTGCGGGAGGAGCCCCTGGAGGCGTTGTGCACTGCTGTCCGGACGACGTCGGAGGCGTTGTACGGGCCGTGGTGA